AATGCCAGAGAAGCAGACAGTCATGTGTAAGTTTATATTAGCCCTAATAATAAGCTCTTGTCTGTTCTTTATTAGGTTTGTTCAATATGGGCTACTTAGCCCACCTCAAATGTAGGTCACCAGTTTTATAAACAGGAAAATATGAAAGTTGAGAAAAGCAGTGAAAGCATTTAATTTCACATAGAATGTAAGATAGTGCCTGTGTATTTGTCTATAATGTTGATTGAAGCGAGAGAGGAGCTGCAGGATAGCATTTAAGGCAGTGTCCAGGGCCAGGcaggagacagtcagacagtcctgtagaggaatggagggagagagggagggcagtaTTACCATTAGCAGCACTGTTGCAGAGCAGAAGGTGTGAGTGCTTAGCGTTTTCCTGTCACTGAGCCAATCAACTGAGGCTCAGAGGGTGAGAAGGCATGTCTGTTGCACCCTGTCAGACTGACCCGCAGCACCATATGGCCCTACTGactggatgcgtcccaaatggcaccctattccctatttagtgcatttcttttgaccagggcccatagggctctggtcagaaagtagttcactatatctgaaatagggtgccacttgggatgcaACCTGGCTCTATCCTGAGCTGAGCTGGCCCCACACCTCACACCGACACCGAAGGCGACAGCCAGAGAGTAGTGCCCTCCAGATATCCTACTAGCTTAGCACTTTCCTGCTGTTTTCCAGAAAAACACTAAACTGGACACCTCAGGGAGGGTTGTCAtgatagagcgagagggagagagaagttcAGGTACTTCACACACAGCAAACACCTCTTGTGACTTCCCTAGTTTTGCACCCAACTCCAGCTGGCAGTAACTTGTGTGGTGTGGTTGGCGCTGGTGTTGGGTTTTGCTAGGACAGGATGTCAGGTCAAGATAGGTGTTTGTGGATTTGTGTTTCTGTCTGGCAGTATGGTGAACTAATGCAGGACAGGAGGAGGTCTAGGTGGTGGTTATGATAGCAGGGCATTTGGTGTTTGTGGATTTGTGTTTTGACAGGACAGTGCGGTAGATTAAcgcctaattctctctctctctctctgtgtatttacAGCCTTACTCCAGACCTACAGACTCCACCCCTGCAGCTCCAGGTCTCTTCCCATTCAATGGGAAGTCCCAGTCCTTCCAGCaccctgtcaggtcagtaccaagTCCCATTAGGCTACACTCCTGCTCCATTTTAGTTTTAATGTGTCGATACAGATAATATATCTGTATCATTTAGGGCCAAATTATAATTTGAGATATATACGTTATTAATATCTCATTCTCACCACAGCATGATTTACTTGAAAGTCAAGAATTGCCTTTGCggatctcaagttaggatttggCCTTTAGTACGTGTCTGTTTTCAGTCTGAAGCCATTCCAAGGGTTCGGTGTGTTAACATTTCTTGATTCCCTCTACCACTTCGGTCTACTTGTGTGTGTTTTAATTCTCAGACTAATGGGAAAGGTATCCGTTTTGTTAACGTTTCTTAATTCTTCCCACCACCGCAGACTTTTCTGGCCCAAGTCCAAGTCGTTTGACTACCTGTACAGCGACGGAGAGGCTCTCCTGAGGAACTTCCCTGTCCAGGCCACCATCAGCTTCTACGAGGAGTCAGACAGCGAGGAtgacgaggaggacgaggagtgGGAAGAAGAAATGTACAGCGAGGAAAAGGAGTACCTCAAGCGTCAGTCCCACTACACCAGCTACAACTGAAGTCTAGAGGGTTTCCAATTGGAACAGATGGAACATGGTGATATTCCATAATATCTCTTTGTGGTACCACAGAAAATGATGTCTGGAAGGAGACACCTCTGGCGAGACACCTCTGGCGAGACACCTCTGGCGAGACACCTGGAAGAACCTATATAACTGGAGCTGTCTTCACAGTCAGAATCCATTCTTATTCTATGAATGGAATAACCACTGTCAGTCAGAGTCATAGACTTGTCCTACAGGAGCACAGAACGATCCAACAAACCATTTATGTCACATATTCAGTAGTACACAGCATGCCGAGCACAGAGAAGGGATTGTAATGTCTTAAGTATTCTAGATTGTTTAATCTTACCTCCATGAAAGCAAAGAAGCCTAAGTTAAATGTGAATTGTGGAGCCTGTTTCAACTGGTATCTTGTATTGCCACTATGTTGGCATAGGCTCTGTCAAGCAAAGAGTTACATGTATTTCTGTAGCAATACATAGTAATGGAAAGTTGCAAAAAGTAATGTATGCAGTCTTGCTCTAGTACCATATATTAGTCTTCCTCTGGGGCAGTGGAATGTATGCAAGGGATTGTATAACTACATACATTAAATCCCACATTGGGATAGTTTATCTCGGGGTCTGTACCTTGTTTGTGTATAAAAAAAAGTATCTATTTGCGTTTTATTTACATATCTAATTTATGATGTACAATTGTAtatagatacatacagtatatgtttatatatttcCTATTTTTCAACTTTTTTGTATATTGTCCATCGAAAACACTGTCTAAACAACAGCGGTTAAAATAAAAACCTATTTTGGGAAAAGCAAATTATTTCATCTTGTTATTTTCCTATTGATTACATGATCAGAGAGAAAAACATTGTTCATgctcaaaatggcaccctaatccctttatagtgcactacttttgaccagggctcatagagctctattcaaaagtagtccactatagaatagtgtgccatttggagcACACACATTATCACTGCAagtctgctgctgttgttgtgagGGGGATCAGATTCTACTCTCCGTTTTCCCCCtgttatctctcctctcctttgatCTGTCTATATCTGCTAGTTCTGTGGGACTGGGAAGAGTGGAAGTTCACTACAGTCTCAGTCTCAGAACAAAAGGGTCCAAAAGAgctcttcagctgtccccatagcagaaccctttttggttccaggatgAACCCTTTATAAAACCCTTTCCAAAGAGGATTCCACATGGAACCCAacatagttctacctggaaccaaaaagggttctcttatgtAGACAACTGAAGAacctttttggaacccttttttctaagagtgtagtacactatatagggtgtcatttgggacacatactcTTCAGTGTCTCAGGTCGAGGTTGAACTGGTGGAAATCAGAGAGAGGGCATCCAGGGTTGTGGTCAGAGATTAGGCTCTCTGGGGTCACAGTTCACCGGACGCATTTGCTGTTGTCAGTTTTACCACTTAAGGCCTGACGTGTCACATGACAACCCCTAGCCTCGTCGAAAACAAGGTTTCCCTAATCGGAAAGCCTGGTGAAGTATATGGCAGAAAGAAGCTACAAAGGGGTGGAAACCAGTGACGCCTCGCAACATGTCAAACCAATCAAATGCCTTGCTTGGGCAGAGCTCAAAAGGTGCTCACTACACTGAAAATTAAGCTTCTTAAATGGTTCTTCCTCAGCTCTTAAGTGTGAGGTTCTTGACATGGCATCTATGGTTCTTCAGAATTCTTAAAGGTTCTTgaaatgtacagtggggagaacaagtatttgatacactactgattttgcaggttttcctacttacaaagcatgtagaggtctgtaattttttatcataggtacacttcaactgtgagagacggaatctaaaacaaaaatccagaaaatcccattgtatgatttttaagtaattaattagcattttattgcatgacataagtatttgatacatcagaaaagcagaacttaatatttggtacagaaacctttgtttgcaattacagagatcatacgtttcctgtagttattgaccaggtttgcacacactgcagcagggattttggcccactcatCCATACAGAccatctccagatccttcaggtttcggggctgtcgttgggcaatacggactttcagctccctccaaagattttctattgggttcaggtctggagactggtaggccactccaggaccttgagatgcttcttacggagccactccttatttgccctggctgtgtgtttcgggtcattgtcatgctggaagacccagccacgacccatcttcaatgctcttactgagggaaggaggttgttggccaagatctcacgaatgatgtttccacctccatgcttcacggttgggatggtgttcttggggttgtactcatccttcttcttcctccaaaaagggcgagtggagtttagaccaaaaggcTCTATTTTGGTCTCATCAGACTACATGAccttctcctattcctcctctggatcatccagatggtcattggcaaaattcagacgggcctggacatgtgctggcttgagcagggggaccttgcgtgcgctgtaggattttaatccatgacggcgtagtgtgttactaatggttttctttgagactgtggtcccagctctcttcaggtcattgaccaggtcctgctgtgtagttctgggctgatccatcaccttcctcatgatcattgatgccccacgaggtgggATCTTGCATGTAGCCCCAGACCgcgggtgattgaccgtcatcttgaacttcttccattttctaataattgcgccaacagttgttgccttctcaccaagctgcttgcctattgtcctgtagcccatcccagccttgtgcaggtctacaatattatccctgatgtccttacacagctctctggtcttggccattgtggagaggttggagtctgtttgattgagtgtgtggacaggtgtcttttatacaggtaatgagtttaaacaggtgcagttaacacaggtaatgagtggagaacaggagggcttcttaaagaaaaactaacaggtctgtgagagccggaattcttactggttggtaggtgatcaaatacttatgtcatgcaataaaatgttaattaattacttcaaaatcatacaatgtgattttctggattttggttttagattccgtctctcacagttgaagtgtacctatgataaaaaaatttacagacctctacatgctttgtaagtaggaaaacctgcagaatccgcagtgtatcaaatacttgttctccccactgtatgtaatcctgcagatgtgtccctttcacagcaaattggccagtgttaacTAGTGTTGATTTTACCGTGTAACATTCCAAGTGTTGATTCAGGAGGTAAATTAAGACTAAAGAGTTCAATTAACATTCTGTGGTGTAAAATAATCaaagtgttggtgttaataaccagagttgaACCAAAACCACGCCCATCATTATCAGTATTTCTCAGCATGCTCTGTTGCAGGTTGATTTTTAGAATAGTTTGTt
Above is a genomic segment from Oncorhynchus kisutch isolate 150728-3 linkage group LG19, Okis_V2, whole genome shotgun sequence containing:
- the ripply1 gene encoding protein ripply1, coding for MSTSCLIVKQTPFVVAPRPVGMDPRPQTNDRYDSLWRPWLTTKKDMQRECQRSRQSCPYSRPTDSTPAAPGLFPFNGKSQSFQHPVRLFWPKSKSFDYLYSDGEALLRNFPVQATISFYEESDSEDDEEDEEWEEEMYSEEKEYLKRQSHYTSYN